In Populus alba chromosome 9, ASM523922v2, whole genome shotgun sequence, a genomic segment contains:
- the LOC118059170 gene encoding transcription factor MYB73, with the protein MDNNRVKGPWSPEEDDLLKHLVIKHGPRNWTMIARAVLGRSGKSCRLRWCNQLSPEVEHRAFTREEDEIIINAHAKYGNKWATIARLLDGRTDNAIKNHWNSTLKRKYADLIENDGTVNEDGVKEKSAKTRSSSSVHKRASTPSGSDVSDAGLPVTSSMLASENMPVVETGISNDDGVSTELTLSTLGMESGQLRRDGVGTKELLTGDVEKTTTFVPELLAVMQEMIRKEVSIYMVGIGKKSSG; encoded by the coding sequence ATGGATAATAATCGGGTTAAGGGACCATGGAGCCCGGAAGAAGACGATCTGCTGAAGCATTTGGTGATAAAACATGGGCCGCGTAACTGGACGATGATAGCAAGAGCAGTACTGGGCCGATCCGGGAAATCCTGCAGGTTACGATGGTGTAATCAGCTGTCACCGGAAGTGGAGCACAGAGCGTTTACACGCGAAGAAGATGAGATCATCATCAATGCTCATGCCAAGTATGGTAATAAATGGGCTACCATAGCAAGACTCCTCGATGGACGTACGGACAACGCAATCAAAAATCATTGGAACTCCACGTTAAAGAGGAAATACGCGGACTTGATTGAGAATGATGGAACGGTTAATGAAGATGGAGTGAAGGAGAAATCTGCTAAAACGAGGTCGTCGTCTTCGGTTCACAAGAGGGCCAGTACTCCTTCGGGATCTGACGTCAGTGATGCTGGGTTACCGGTGACTTCATCTATGCTGGCAAGCGAAAACATGCCAGTTGTAGAAACTGGAATTAGCAACGACGACGGCGTTTCGACTGAACTTACGTTGTCTACTCTGGGGATGGAGTCTGGACAGTTGAGGAGAGATGGGGTTGGCACTAAAGAATTGTTAACCGGAGATGTTGAGAAAACGACGACGTTTGTGCCGGAGTTGTTAGCAGTTATGCAGGAGATGATTAGAAAGGAAGTGAGCATCTATATGGTTGGGATTGGGAAGAAAAGTAGTGGCTAA